A segment of the Acidimicrobiales bacterium genome:
GTCAGGCCAGGTTCGACGACCGCGGGTACATGTCCGCCGGGTCGGTCAGCACGTTGACCAGGTACGGGGCGTCGGCGGCGAGCGCCCGGTCGAGCGCCGGCCCGACGTCCTCGGGACGGGACACGGTCTCGCCTGCGCCGCCGAGGGCCCGGACGACCTCGTCGTAGCGGCACCCGGGCTGGAGGTCGGCGGCCACGTCGTAGCCGTACAGCATCCGCATCGGGTGCTTCTCGAGGCCCCAGATCCCGTTGTTGCCGACGACGATCACGACGGGGAGGCGGTGGCGGACCAGCGTGTCCACGTCCATCAGCGAGAACCCGGCGGCGCCGTCGCCGAGCACGACGACGACCTGGCTCGACGGCCGGGCCAGGCGGGCGGCCGCCGCGTAGCCCATCCCCGTCCCCAGGCAGCCGTACGGCCCGGCGTCGAGCCAGCAGCCCGGCGTGTACGAGTCGAGGTACTTGCCGGCGTAGGACACGAAGTCGCCGCCGTCGCACACGACGACGGCGTCCCGGTCGAGGCGGCGGCGCAGCTCCCCGTAGACCCGGGTGGGCCGGATGGGGTCGGCGTCGGCGGCGAGCGCGCCGTCCTCCTCGGCCCGCGCCGCGCGCTCCCGGTCCCGCAGCTCGGCGATCCACGGCTCGTGGTCGGCCCGCCGGCCCGACCACGCCGCCATGCCGTCGAGGATGGCGGTGAGGTCGCCCGCCGGCGACACCGCCGGCGACGCCGAGGTGGCGCGGCTCTCGGGGCTGTCGACGACGTGGACGACGGCGGCGTCGCCGAACCGGCCGAACGAGAGCCGGAAGTCGAGGGGCGTGCCCACGACGACGACCACGTCGGCCCGGCCCTTCAGG
Coding sequences within it:
- a CDS encoding acetolactate synthase, whose translation is MATVEGHGGELALAPLRGLGVGELFTLSGGHVFPFFDAAVKAGLRIVDVRHEQTATFAAEATAKLTRRPGVAVLTAGPGVTNGISAVTTAWFNGSPLVVLAGRAPQDRWGAGSLQELDHVPILAPVTKWAGTATEVGDIPKQVAEAVVTAMTPHRGPVFLDFPLDVVFASSTAPVEVPGTVVPSGVEPDPDDVARAAELVATAERPAIVAGTDVYWDGAWDALRRCAASLRVPVFANGMGRGCLPADDELAFGRTRGHLKGRADVVVVVGTPLDFRLSFGRFGDAAVVHVVDSPESRATSASPAVSPAGDLTAILDGMAAWSGRRADHEPWIAELRDRERAARAEEDGALAADADPIRPTRVYGELRRRLDRDAVVVCDGGDFVSYAGKYLDSYTPGCWLDAGPYGCLGTGMGYAAAARLARPSSQVVVVLGDGAAGFSLMDVDTLVRHRLPVVIVVGNNGIWGLEKHPMRMLYGYDVAADLQPGCRYDEVVRALGGAGETVSRPEDVGPALDRALAADAPYLVNVLTDPADMYPRSSNLA